From a single Miscanthus floridulus cultivar M001 chromosome 8, ASM1932011v1, whole genome shotgun sequence genomic region:
- the LOC136474102 gene encoding E3 ubiquitin-protein ligase ATL6-like, with amino-acid sequence MYAAAVLAAASAAYVAAAQSPEPRDNPTIADVMSISVFMAVFFPVFVVLLAFACLRLFRAPDDDPQAPDAASAPEWPRGSGGSRKGGLDAAAIAALPLVFFREVWQHRIVDGREDDVLECSVCLLEFDDDDALRLLPTCPHAFHPECIGLWLERHATCPLCRASVLDVPTAPAAQLQTAPPPPPPITPDSSPVPSAVVLIGDASASAEGEEEDWTRIQRLARNRRAAGRQALPRSNSTGHSASDDGGMERFALRLPEHVRLELLMSHRLRHVTSAVASVRVMEGSAHDASSVVGGSVRSAMARLLSLFAPGAGWKGDGDDKSGKADATAGASSLRRRENSSRGAVGEEKRSV; translated from the coding sequence ATGTACGCCGCCGCTGTGTTGGCAGCGGCCTCTGCGGCATACGTCGCTGCGGCGCAGTCCCCGGAGCCGCGCGACAACCCAACGATCGCCGACGTGATGAGCATCTCTGTGTTCATGGCCGTATTCTTCCCCGTCTTCGTCGTGCTTCTCGCCTTCGCCTGCCTCCGCTTGTTCCGGGCCCCCGACGACGACCCGCAGGCTCCGGACGCGGCGTCGGCACCGGAGTGGCCCCGCGGTAGCGGGGGCAGCCGCAAGGGTGGGCTCGACGCCGCCGCGATCGCCGCGCTGCCGCTGGTGTTCTTCCGCGAGGTATGGCAGCACCGGATCGTGGACGGGCGCGAAGACGACGTGCTCGAGTGCTCCGTCTGCCTCCTCGagttcgacgacgacgacgccctgCGCCTCCTCCCGACGTGCCCGCACGCGTTCCACCCGGAGTGTATCGGCCTTTGGCTCGAGAGGCACGCCACCTGCCCGCTGTGCCGCGCCAGCGTCCTCGACGTGCCAACAGCTCCGGCGGCGCAGCTCCAgacggcgccaccgccgccgccgccgataaCGCCGGACTCGTCGCCCGTTCCCTCGGCTGTCGTGCTAATCGGCGACGCAAGCGCAAGCGCGGAAGGGGAAGAAGAGGATTGGACTAGGATCCAGCGCCTCGCGAGGAACCGCCGCGCGGCGGGGCGGCAGGCGCTGCCGCGGTCCAACTCGACGGGTCACAGCGCCAGCGACGACGGCGGGATGGAGCGGTTCGCGCTGCGGCTGCCCGAGCACGTGCGCCTCGAGCTCCTCATGTCGCACAGGCTGAGGCACGTGACGAGCGCGGTGGCATCCGTGCGCGTTATGGAGGGCAGCGCCCACGACGCCAGCAGTGTGGTGGGCGGGAGCGTCAGGAGCGCCATGGCGAGGCTGCTGTCGCTCTTTGCGCCGGGCGCCGGGTGGAAGGGCGATGGCGACGACAAGTCCGGCAAGGCAGACGCCACTGCTGGGGCGTCATCTCTCCGCCGCCGCGAGAACTCGTCCAGAGGAGCAGtgggagaagagaagagaagcgtCTGA